Proteins encoded by one window of Bacteroidota bacterium:
- a CDS encoding TonB-dependent receptor — MTKYFILFLITILTCHQLKAQKALQLDTTKTLKEVLVTYQADKLTPITFQNISSIDLKTKSTGQEPSFLLSETPSITNYSDAGNSQGYSYFRFRGIDQTRINMTLDGVPLNEPEDQGAYFSNYPDIFNSVSKIQIQRGVGTSKNGVGSYGGSVQIFSPNLYDSTKTTFGLGYGSFNSLRAFGEYNSGVKNRKALYVRASQIYSDGYKYNSSNNSQSVYISSGLFYDKSTWIINLLAGHQQNQLAWLGVSDSLISIDRQTNANKNEKDQFTQCLVKLQNNWRPNNYSSVQSSIYYTFLKGNYDFNLNGFLGLPTTVELYKYAFQSNLIGFFSNYTFSKKQFNWTTGVHGNIYDRQHTGSEKTLGQLYINTGYKNEASVFTKADYTFKWLTFFADIQYRYSSFDYKGTVTLEKMEWHFINPKAGLSINIKQNSVIYYSIGSTGREPTRNDMFGGNDDLLADSLGNAIISIKTPEYVVNHEFGFRNQSSKLNFNLNLYYMDFENEIVLDGKFGPNGLALTNKVEQSFRTGIELNLTYKVNKSFSLINNSSFNYSRIKEQKEVFTPILTPPLIINQEAVYSYKGFSVAVSARYQDKSFIDFANTSTVKSYFLINGRISYDIKCFQLCVFVNNITDSKYFNNGYIDFDGSKKYFVQAPTNFYVSLKYSF, encoded by the coding sequence ATGACGAAATATTTTATACTTTTTCTAATAACAATACTAACCTGCCACCAACTTAAAGCCCAAAAGGCATTGCAACTTGATACAACAAAAACGTTGAAAGAGGTACTTGTAACGTATCAAGCCGACAAGTTAACTCCAATAACTTTTCAAAACATAAGTTCAATAGACCTTAAAACAAAATCAACAGGGCAAGAACCTTCGTTCTTGCTTTCTGAAACTCCATCAATCACAAATTATTCAGACGCAGGAAACTCACAAGGCTATTCCTATTTCCGATTTAGAGGCATTGACCAGACAAGAATTAACATGACGCTTGATGGAGTTCCATTAAACGAACCCGAAGACCAGGGAGCATATTTCTCAAACTATCCCGACATCTTTAATTCAGTAAGTAAAATTCAAATCCAAAGAGGTGTTGGAACTTCTAAAAACGGAGTTGGAAGTTACGGTGGTAGCGTTCAGATATTTTCTCCAAACCTTTACGATTCAACAAAAACAACTTTCGGTTTAGGCTACGGTTCATTTAATAGTTTAAGAGCTTTTGGAGAATACAACAGTGGAGTTAAAAACCGCAAAGCACTTTATGTTAGAGCATCACAAATTTATTCTGACGGTTATAAATACAATTCTTCAAACAACTCACAATCTGTTTATATCAGTAGTGGTTTGTTCTACGACAAATCAACATGGATAATAAATTTACTTGCCGGGCACCAACAAAACCAATTGGCTTGGCTTGGCGTTTCAGATTCTTTAATTTCAATTGACAGACAAACCAACGCTAACAAAAATGAAAAAGACCAGTTCACTCAATGTCTGGTAAAACTTCAAAATAATTGGCGACCAAATAATTACTCATCAGTTCAATCAAGTATTTACTATACTTTCTTGAAAGGCAACTACGATTTTAATCTGAACGGCTTTTTAGGATTACCAACAACAGTCGAACTTTACAAGTATGCTTTCCAATCCAACCTAATTGGCTTTTTTAGCAATTATACTTTTTCAAAAAAGCAATTCAACTGGACAACAGGAGTTCATGGAAATATTTATGACCGCCAACACACAGGCAGCGAAAAAACTTTAGGCCAACTTTATATAAACACTGGCTATAAAAATGAAGCAAGTGTTTTTACAAAAGCAGATTACACTTTCAAGTGGCTTACCTTCTTTGCCGACATTCAATATCGTTATTCATCCTTTGACTACAAAGGAACGGTTACCCTTGAAAAAATGGAATGGCATTTCATCAATCCAAAAGCAGGTTTGAGTATTAACATAAAACAAAATTCAGTGATTTATTACAGCATTGGTAGTACAGGCAGAGAGCCAACAAGAAACGATATGTTTGGAGGAAATGATGATTTGTTAGCCGACAGTTTAGGCAACGCCATTATTTCAATCAAAACGCCTGAGTATGTTGTCAATCACGAATTTGGTTTCAGAAACCAATCAAGTAAACTGAATTTCAATTTAAATCTTTACTACATGGATTTCGAAAATGAAATTGTACTTGACGGAAAGTTTGGACCAAATGGTTTGGCACTCACAAATAAAGTTGAACAAAGTTTTAGAACAGGAATTGAGTTAAACCTTACTTACAAAGTAAACAAAAGTTTTTCACTCATCAATAACTCTTCGTTCAATTATAGTCGTATCAAAGAACAAAAAGAAGTGTTCACTCCTATTCTCACACCGCCTTTAATCATCAATCAAGAAGCGGTTTATTCCTACAAAGGTTTTTCGGTAGCAGTTTCTGCAAGGTATCAAGACAAATCATTCATTGACTTTGCAAATACTTCTACTGTTAAAAGTTATTTCCTTATAAATGGACGAATTAGTTATGACATCAAATGTTTTCAGCTTTGTGTTTTCGTAAACAATATTACCGACTCCAAATATTTCAATAATGGCTATATAGATTTTGACGGAAGCAAAAAATATTTTGTGCAAGCACCGACTAACTTTTATGTTTCGCTTAAATATAGCTTCTGA
- a CDS encoding nicotinamide mononucleotide transporter, whose protein sequence is MHFFEIKNIAFQILDYPISYVELTGTLFGLSSVYFASRANILTWATGIVNEFFLFILFFQVQLYADMFLQIYFFVVTLYGWYKWNSKTSENKISETSSRNKILLAASILIGTLISGFFFTNIHLYLPTYFKIEAAYPFTDSFVMVSSIVATVLLAKKKIENWHLWIAIDLVCVVLYFKKGIFFLSLEYFIFLGLASYGLYHWRKQLSND, encoded by the coding sequence ATGCACTTCTTTGAAATAAAAAATATTGCATTTCAAATTTTGGATTACCCAATCAGCTATGTTGAGTTGACAGGAACATTGTTTGGATTGTCTTCGGTTTACTTTGCATCTAGGGCAAACATTTTAACTTGGGCAACAGGAATAGTGAACGAATTTTTTCTTTTCATTTTGTTTTTTCAGGTTCAACTCTATGCAGACATGTTTCTGCAAATTTACTTTTTCGTTGTAACGCTTTACGGGTGGTATAAGTGGAATTCAAAGACAAGTGAAAACAAAATTTCTGAAACAAGTTCCAGAAACAAAATACTTCTTGCTGCATCTATCCTAATAGGAACATTGATTTCTGGTTTTTTCTTTACCAATATTCACTTGTACTTGCCAACATATTTTAAAATAGAAGCGGCTTACCCTTTCACCGATTCGTTTGTAATGGTTTCAAGCATTGTTGCTACAGTCCTACTCGCCAAAAAGAAAATTGAGAATTGGCATTTATGGATTGCTATTGATTTAGTTTGTGTTGTCCTCTATTTTAAAAAGGGAATTTTCTTTCTATCACTTGAATATTTTATTTTTCTTGGGCTTGCATCTTACGGACTCTATCACTGGAGAAAACAATTGAGCAATGACTAA